A stretch of Gorilla gorilla gorilla isolate KB3781 chromosome 9, NHGRI_mGorGor1-v2.1_pri, whole genome shotgun sequence DNA encodes these proteins:
- the FGF4 gene encoding fibroblast growth factor 4 — MSGPGTAAVALLPAVLLALLAPWAGRGGAAAPTAPNGTLEAELERRWESLVARSLARLPVAAQPKEAAVQSGAGDYLLGIKRLRRLYCNVGIGFHLQALPDGRIGGAHADTRDSLLELSPVERGVVSIFGVASRFFVAMSSKGKLYGSPFFTDECKFKEILLPNNYNAYESYKYPGMFIALSKNGKTKKGNRVSPTMKVTHFLPRL; from the exons ATGTCGGGGCCCGGGACGGCCGCGGTAGCGCTGCTCCCGGCGGTCCTGCTGGCCTTGCTGGCGCCCTGGGCGGGCCGAGGGGGCGCCGCCGCACCCACTGCACCCAACGGCACGCTGGAGGCCGAGCTGGAGCGCCGCTGGGAGAGCCTGGTGGCGCGCTCGTTGGCGCGCCTGCCGGTGGCAGCGCAGCCCAAGGAGGCGGCCGTCCAGAGCGGCGCCGGCGACTACCTGCTGGGCATCAAGCGGCTGCGGCGGCTCTActgcaacgtgggcatcggcttCCACCTCCAGGCGCTCCCCGACGGCCGCATCGGCGGCGCGCACGCGGACACCCGCGACA GCCTGCTGGAGCTCTCGCCCGTGGAGCGGGGCGTGGTGAGCATCTTCGGCGTGGCCAGCCGGTTCTTCGTGGCCATGAGCAGCAAGGGCAAGCTCTATGGCTCG CCCTTCTTCACCGATGAGTGCAAGTTCAAGGAGATTCTCCTTCCCAACAACTACAACGCCTACGAATCCTACAAGTACCCCGGCATGTTCATCGCCCTGAGCAAGAATGGGAAGACCAAGAAGGGGAACCGAGTGTCGCCCACCATGAAGGTCACCCACTTCCTCCCCAGGCTGTGA